One Succinivibrio dextrinosolvens DNA window includes the following coding sequences:
- a CDS encoding sugar ABC transporter ATP-binding protein: MSENYVLELEHIRKEYPGVVALKDVTLRLRKGEVLGLIGENGAGKSTLIKCCTGAEIPTSGKIRVNGKEFDRMSPQLAAENGVAVIYQEFNNVGELSAAENLFLGRPIRKGMIIDRAAMEREAQKAFDQLHIKINPKELVKNLTVGYQQMIEIAKAIQQNAQVLIMDEPSAPLTSNEVENMFKVVELLRKKGVSIIYISHRLEEIFRLSDRIEVIRDGEYVTTLITPEATVDELIKLMVGRELTQKYPPRKSCVNKDKVVLELKNVTGNGDKDISLKLHAGEVLGLGGLVGAGRTELAEIIFGSKPKESGSIIFNGKEINPQSPREAIDLGIALVPEDRKRHGALLGISIKNNINMPIYERISKLSVINSKKEKEIAQKYREEIQIKCPTLNQLVKNLSGGNQQKVILGKWLAADCELIIFDEPTRGIDVGAKYEIYKLINELVESGRSVLMISSEMEELMGMSDRIIVLAENRTTGELQKDEFDSDKIMQYASGITDEAKESR, encoded by the coding sequence ATGAGCGAGAACTATGTTCTGGAACTTGAACATATAAGAAAGGAATACCCAGGTGTAGTAGCCCTAAAAGACGTTACCCTCAGACTTAGAAAGGGAGAAGTATTAGGTCTTATCGGTGAGAACGGTGCAGGTAAATCCACACTGATCAAATGCTGTACCGGAGCAGAGATTCCAACATCAGGAAAAATCCGTGTCAACGGAAAAGAATTCGACAGAATGAGTCCTCAGCTTGCAGCTGAGAACGGAGTTGCAGTTATCTATCAGGAGTTCAACAACGTTGGTGAACTCTCAGCAGCAGAAAACCTATTTCTAGGCAGACCAATCCGCAAGGGAATGATAATTGACAGAGCAGCTATGGAAAGAGAAGCCCAGAAGGCCTTTGATCAGCTGCACATTAAAATCAATCCAAAAGAGCTGGTAAAGAACCTTACCGTAGGCTACCAGCAGATGATTGAGATTGCCAAGGCAATACAGCAGAACGCACAGGTTCTGATTATGGACGAGCCAAGTGCTCCTCTTACCTCAAACGAAGTTGAGAATATGTTTAAGGTAGTTGAGCTTTTAAGAAAGAAAGGCGTATCCATCATTTATATTTCACACCGTCTTGAGGAAATCTTCAGATTATCAGACAGAATCGAGGTTATCCGTGACGGTGAATACGTAACAACACTGATCACTCCTGAAGCAACCGTAGATGAACTCATCAAGCTGATGGTTGGTCGTGAGCTTACCCAGAAATATCCACCACGCAAGAGCTGCGTAAACAAGGACAAGGTGGTACTTGAACTTAAGAATGTTACCGGCAACGGAGATAAGGATATTTCTCTGAAGCTTCATGCAGGTGAGGTTTTAGGTCTGGGGGGTCTGGTAGGCGCAGGAAGAACCGAGCTTGCCGAGATTATTTTCGGCTCTAAGCCTAAAGAGTCAGGATCCATTATTTTCAACGGAAAGGAAATCAATCCTCAGTCTCCAAGAGAGGCAATTGATCTTGGAATCGCCCTGGTACCAGAAGACAGAAAACGTCATGGTGCCCTTTTAGGTATTTCCATCAAGAACAATATCAATATGCCTATTTATGAGCGTATTTCCAAACTGAGTGTAATAAACTCCAAAAAGGAAAAAGAAATTGCTCAGAAATACCGTGAGGAAATCCAGATTAAGTGTCCTACACTGAATCAGCTGGTTAAGAATCTTTCAGGCGGTAATCAGCAGAAAGTTATTCTAGGCAAATGGCTGGCCGCTGACTGTGAACTGATTATTTTCGATGAACCAACCCGTGGTATTGACGTAGGTGCCAAATATGAAATCTACAAACTTATCAATGAGCTGGTTGAATCAGGCCGCAGTGTGCTGATGATTTCATCAGAAATGGAAGAGTTAATGGGTATGTCGGATCGCATCATCGTTCTTGCAGAAAATCGCACCACTGGCGAACTACAGAAAGATGAGTTCGACTCAGACAAGATTATGCAGTATGCATCCGGTATCACTGATGAGGCAAAGGAGTCTCGATAA